Proteins from one Streptococcus mitis B6 genomic window:
- a CDS encoding IS30-like element ISSmi1 family transposase — MTKKQKHLTLEDRIDIQTGISQQETFRSIAEKMGKDPSTISKEIKRNRIMHPTSVKSDCTDCPLLKKAPYVCNNCPKKRTDCGFNRYLYYAKKAQEHYETMLRESRQGIPLNKESFYQMDKILTLGIQKKQSIYHIIQTHNLPVSKATVYRHAKLGYLTAKPIDFPRMVTFKERRKSRKVAIPKELKIGRTYQDFQELRETDDFFKWLEMDTVIGRPGGKLLLTFNVSFCNFLFALLLDNKTALEVATKFAALKERVMDGGYAFHQLFPVILTDNGSEFAYVEELERDIDGKSHLYFCDPSRPDQKGRIEKNHTVLRAILPKGTSFDQLTQKDVNLVISHVNSLKREEFQGKSAYDVFTFTFGEDIAALLGCQFVKPEDTHLSPDLLK, encoded by the coding sequence ATGACGAAAAAACAAAAACATCTCACTCTAGAAGACCGTATTGACATCCAAACTGGAATCAGCCAACAGGAGACTTTCCGTTCCATCGCTGAGAAGATGGGGAAAGACCCGTCAACGATTTCAAAGGAAATCAAGCGCAATCGCATCATGCATCCAACATCCGTCAAATCTGATTGCACGGATTGCCCTCTTCTCAAAAAAGCTCCTTATGTCTGTAACAACTGTCCAAAAAAGAGGACGGATTGTGGGTTTAACCGCTATCTTTACTACGCGAAAAAGGCACAGGAGCATTACGAGACTATGTTGAGGGAATCCAGACAGGGCATTCCCCTAAACAAGGAAAGTTTTTATCAGATGGACAAGATCTTAACCCTAGGCATCCAGAAGAAACAAAGCATCTACCATATCATTCAGACACATAACCTACCTGTGTCGAAAGCTACGGTGTATCGGCATGCCAAGCTGGGCTATCTGACAGCCAAGCCCATTGATTTCCCTCGGATGGTCACGTTCAAGGAACGCAGAAAATCCAGAAAAGTAGCTATTCCCAAAGAGCTGAAAATTGGGCGGACCTATCAAGATTTCCAAGAGTTACGAGAAACTGATGATTTCTTCAAATGGTTGGAAATGGACACGGTCATCGGCAGACCTGGTGGAAAGCTACTGCTCACCTTCAACGTTTCCTTCTGTAATTTCCTCTTCGCCTTGCTTTTGGACAACAAGACTGCTCTGGAAGTCGCCACTAAATTCGCAGCTTTGAAAGAAAGAGTCATGGACGGAGGGTATGCGTTCCATCAGCTGTTCCCTGTCATTCTCACAGACAACGGATCTGAGTTCGCCTATGTGGAGGAGCTTGAGCGAGACATTGATGGGAAGTCTCACCTCTACTTCTGCGACCCTAGCCGTCCTGACCAGAAGGGGCGGATTGAGAAGAACCATACGGTTTTGCGAGCCATTCTTCCCAAGGGCACTTCCTTTGACCAACTGACTCAGAAAGACGTCAATCTAGTCATTTCCCATGTCAATTCCTTGAAACGAGAAGAGTTTCAAGGAAAATCTGCTTACGACGTCTTCACCTTCACCTTTGGCGAGGACATCGCTGCTCTTCTGGGTTGCCAATTTGTCAAACCAGAAGACACACACTTATCACCTGATTTATTGAAATAA